In the genome of Nocardioides marmoribigeumensis, one region contains:
- a CDS encoding cytochrome P450, translating into MSPSRTVQDPATLPLPPGRQGLPWIGHTLRYVRDPLGLFDEVYAEHGPVSWLGAAGRRWTCLLGPDASEAVFRNADHAFASGPGWSYLVGPFFDRGLMLLDGEEHHRHRRIMQQAFTADRIARSTDAMHGPVDASLDTWRPTGGFAAYPALKELTLDLATRLFMGGTDASPERMAALNRAFVDCVQAATSVVRVPLPGTRWRRGLRGRILLEDFLREHLPRARAVETDDLFSALCHARSEEGEVFTDADVVNHMIFLLMAAHDTSTITLSAMMQHLGQHPDWQDRCRAEVLALGSRPTRADHAALPSLDLVMRESMRLVTPVPVVARQAVKDTAVLGHRIPAGSFVMTAPLFTHHSPEVWRDPERFDPERFAEGRREDKVHRYAWHPFGGGVHKCLGMHFGGAEVLTVMSHLLRRFEWRVDPGYVCPIDYTSLPFPSDGLPVDLRPRPVA; encoded by the coding sequence ATGAGCCCCAGCCGCACGGTGCAGGACCCCGCCACGCTCCCCCTCCCGCCCGGCCGGCAGGGGCTGCCGTGGATCGGCCACACCCTGCGCTACGTCCGCGATCCGCTGGGCCTCTTCGACGAGGTGTACGCCGAGCACGGCCCGGTCTCCTGGCTGGGCGCGGCGGGTCGCCGCTGGACCTGCCTGCTCGGCCCCGACGCCTCCGAGGCGGTGTTCCGCAACGCAGACCACGCCTTCGCCAGCGGGCCGGGCTGGAGCTACCTGGTCGGGCCGTTCTTCGACCGGGGCCTGATGCTGCTCGACGGCGAGGAGCACCACCGCCACCGCCGGATCATGCAGCAGGCGTTCACCGCCGACCGGATCGCCCGCTCCACCGACGCCATGCACGGGCCCGTCGACGCCTCGCTCGACACCTGGCGCCCGACCGGCGGCTTCGCGGCGTACCCCGCCCTCAAGGAGCTGACCCTCGACCTCGCGACCCGGCTTTTCATGGGCGGCACCGACGCCTCGCCCGAGCGGATGGCGGCCCTCAACCGGGCCTTCGTCGACTGCGTGCAGGCGGCCACGTCGGTGGTCCGGGTGCCGCTGCCCGGCACGCGGTGGCGGCGCGGGCTGCGCGGCCGCATCCTGCTCGAGGACTTCCTGCGCGAGCACCTGCCCCGGGCGCGGGCGGTCGAGACCGACGACCTGTTCAGCGCGCTGTGCCACGCCCGCTCCGAGGAGGGCGAGGTGTTCACCGACGCCGACGTGGTCAACCACATGATCTTCCTGCTCATGGCCGCCCACGACACCTCGACGATCACGCTGAGCGCGATGATGCAGCACCTCGGGCAGCACCCCGACTGGCAGGACCGCTGCCGTGCCGAGGTGCTCGCGCTCGGGTCGCGCCCCACCCGCGCGGACCACGCCGCGCTGCCCTCGCTCGACCTCGTCATGCGCGAGTCGATGCGCCTGGTCACCCCCGTGCCGGTCGTGGCGCGCCAGGCGGTCAAGGACACCGCCGTGCTGGGGCACCGCATCCCGGCCGGCAGCTTCGTGATGACCGCGCCGCTGTTCACCCACCACAGCCCCGAGGTCTGGCGCGACCCCGAGCGGTTCGACCCCGAGCGGTTCGCCGAGGGGCGGCGCGAGGACAAGGTGCACCGCTACGCGTGGCACCCCTTCGGCGGTGGCGTCCACAAGTGCCTCGGGATGCACTTCGGCGGCGCGGAGGTGCTCACCGTGATGAGCCACCTCCTGCGCCGCTTCGAGTGGCGGGTCGACCCGGGCTACGTCTGCCCGATCGACTACACGTCCCTGCCGTTCCCCTCCGACGGCCTGCCGGTCGACCTCAGGCCGCGGCCGGTCGCCTGA